A window of Silurus meridionalis isolate SWU-2019-XX chromosome 4, ASM1480568v1, whole genome shotgun sequence contains these coding sequences:
- the LOC124384663 gene encoding eukaryotic translation initiation factor 4 gamma 3-like produces MHKPEMENKRIQYSRDFLLSIQFMPDCMQKPEGLPSIPDVVLHKCNQNKLPPDPQGLSSRDSNISNIPAGTGSSCFNF; encoded by the exons atgCACA AGCCAGAGATGGAGAATAAGAGGATACAATATAGTAGAGACTTTCTTTTGAGCATCCAGTTCATGCCTGATTGTATGCAGAAGCCAGAGGGGCTTCCATCCATACCTGATGTGGTGCTACACAAG TGTAACCAAAATAAGTTGCCACCGGACCCACAGGGTCTCAGCTCCAGAGACTCAAATATCTCAAATATTCCAGCAGGAACTGGAAGCAGCTGTTTCA ATTTTTAG